The Lolium rigidum isolate FL_2022 chromosome 1, APGP_CSIRO_Lrig_0.1, whole genome shotgun sequence region aggtccgtttggcaagggggttagagtacccgctaccgatcgttgacaacaacaaacacctctcaaaactttacttttattctctttatatgatttcaaaactgaaaaagctctagcacatgatttaatccccgcttcctctcgcgaagggcctcgtcttttactttatgttgagtcagtaaacctatttccctccatctcaagcaagcatttgagttgttgtgatcaaactactatattgtgatttgcttcatcatgcctttactctttcttgtttagtaaaaGTTTtgccctgaatgaatatagctttgaaagtcatcaatgattaatatgattgagtatgcaagtttaccataagctttaatataagagcgctgctcaatagataagtgtaatctgttaaatgttctctgaccaagagcaaagtttgccatcaccaattatgatctcttatgcacctttatttgtgattaccttatacttgtttcaagttgagttatatgaggaagttgtttactataatgtcttgtgtgaatgaatatgatgcttcttgtccgtattttatttatcgactcttcactccataaacatgcggtcctgtttaccgagttcagtttcgcttggggacaagcgaggtctaagcttggggggagttgatacgtccaatttgcatcactattttatatcataatttgctgttattcattgatatatttcatattgggacacaatacttatgttatttcatctattttgcatgtttcatgattatttggagagcgagcaccggagccaggattctgctggaaaaagcaccgtcaggatgcaatatttcggaagatcaactgtggaagggagttttaccaaaaatcctatttttccagatgacgaaggaagccgtgaAGGGGAGCCACTCggacccatggtgggcccacaccatagggtggcgcggcccatggctcggccgcgccaccatgtggtgtggggccccctcgaccctctttcgcctccttttcttcgcgaaacccttcgtcccgaagacctaagccacggaggaatcctcacgaagggttacggcccgcctcgcggggcggagaacaccgagagagaaagagctctccggcgggcgagaatccgccggggaaattccctcccggagggggaaatcgacgccatcgtcaccgccatcgagctggacatcatctccatcaccatcatcatcatctccaccatcatcaccgccatctccaccgctggacattgtcaccgctgtagcaatttgggtttgatcttgattgtttgataggggaaactctcccgcattgatttctacttgttattgatgctattgagtgaaaccattgaaccaaggtttatgttcagattgttattcatcatcatatcacctctgatcatgttccatatgatgtctcgtgagtagttcgtttagttcttgaggacatgtgtgaagtctaaatgttagtagtgaactatggttgagtaatattcaatgttatgatatttaagttgtggtgttattcttctagtggtgtcgtgtgaacgtcgactacacgacacttcaccatttatgggcctaggggaatgcatcttgtactcgtttgccaattgcggggttgccggagtgacgaaacctaaaccccgttggtatatcgatgcgggagggatcgcgggatctcgagtttaaggctgtggttagatttatcttaattactttcttgtagttgcggatgcttgcaaggggtataatcacaagtatgtattagtcctaggaagggcggtacattagcataggttcacccacacaacacttatcaaaacaatgaagattaatcaaccgtatgtagcgaaagcactagactaaaatcccgtgtgtcctcgagaacgtttggtcattataagtaaacaaaccggcttgtcctttgtgctaaaaaggattgggccactcgctgcaattatttctctcgcattttacttactcgtactttattcatccgttacatcaaaacccccgaatacttgtccgtgagcatttacagtgaatccttcatcaaaactgcctgtcaacaccttctgctcctcgttgggatcgacattcttacttatcgaagatactacgatacaccccctatacttgtgggtcatcagcagcgCGCGGAGCCGCGCTTCTTCCCCGACGCGTACGATTCGTGGAGCGAGTTCTTCCGGCGCAGGTACGAGCGCGCACTCGCCGCATatgacggccctcctcctcctccggcaaggaacaatgccgtcggccgccgccggtggtggagcgcgcctggccgcaccctctcgaatgtgctcgcgcacatcgagggcgggaaTTCCCCCGTCCTGCAAATGCCGCCGGCCCGGAGGCGGCTGCGTGGTCGCGCGCCAGCGCGGTAGCTCCTGGctgccgaggaggatggcgccgtcctcctcctcgtctgggtcaaggtcggcgtccaggtccggcgggtcAACGTCGGTCTTCGTTAAGAAGGatccgtcgtctccgtcgacaccggcgcgcgtcaagaaggagccggcgtctccaccgccgaccagagggcgcagcagcggtgccctcgtcatccgcgaccaaccctcctcttcgcagcgcgggcggaagaggaagtcggcgaagaaggaggccgccgcggccgccgccaaccagctcgccgaggaggaggcgaagcgcgcggaggacgccacggtggcggaggcgatcgccgggtcgGCCGAAGGAcccggtgcccgccgacaacagcctccccatcgacgccgcACCGGAGTGGTCCGGGCGCGAttgggagcgccgggaggcggagcagcagcggcggctgctggatctagccgccgcgcgtcaactcgccgcccgcgccgccgcaccatccgccggtaggaacgccgcgcccagggaggtgatcaagctcgaggagagcagcgacgacgacatctaccgGCGTCGCCGCCACGCGCCGGTGACGCTGGCCAGGGtacgagccgctggtacgaggcgccgccgccccaggacgacgccggctcgagcgacgatgatgacggcggcgactacacggccttctaccgcTTTTTTTGAGATCAAACGGCTGCATATATTAGGCACAATCAGTTGCCAGAAGAGTCACAATACAACCTGGCGGGGAACCCAGCCATGAATTACATAGATTATTACCGCAGCCTAATTTAGCTAAGCAATGCGCCACTCCATTAGCAGATCGACGCACATGTCTGACCGAGTGATCCTCAAAGTCCATCAGCAGAGCCTTTATTTCTTCCAGAACCGGACCATACAGAGACCGATCCAACTCCCTGCTCTGAAGCTTTGATACCACACTCAGTGAgtctgtctccaagcacacttttgCCACTCCCATATTCCTTGCTAGCACCAgcgctttcctgcaagcctccactTCTGCGCCTTCAGGATCCGCAACGGAGGTCAAAAAATGGCTAGCTCCAGCCAAGAACTGGCCATGGTGATCCCGAAGAACCACACCACACCCTCCATTACCTCTCTCCGATGAGAACGCACCATCTGCATTGGCTTTGTGCCATCCAATCGCTGGGACCTGCCATCGCTCAGTCGGCCTTGCCGAACTGGGAACCTGTGAGGGTTTTAGACCTGCCCATTCCTCCACCAAGAAAATCGACCGCGTAGCCACATCCGAGGGATCAATGATCGGCGTCCCATCTCTCGTCTCGTTCCTAGCAAGCCAGAGCTGATACAGCACCATCACTGCCATGGCGAGCTCCTTATCATTAAGCTTGCCCAACCAGTCCAGACACCAATCCCGCAGCTCCCGCGACGAAAGCACGCGAGAGGAAGGTGCAGTCAGCGCGAAGCCTGTTTGATCCCGCAGCAGGTCCCAAGTCCGTGCAGAGTGAGGACATCTCCAGAACCTGTGCATGAGGGATTCCTCCCGGTTACACACAGCACACAGGATTCCTTGCTTTATGTTTCTTCGCTGCAGCTCGTCACCTACAGCCAGCCCATTCTCTAAGAGCCTCCACACATGTATCTTGGCTTTCCCCGGTACCTCAGCCGCCCATAAGGCCAACCAGCCCCTGTGTTCGTCACACGAGGATGACGAGGTCGCCCTGTCCCTCTGGCTCCGCTTCGATTGCATCTTTAGATGGTAGGCTGACTTTACTGTGAATAACCCGTTTTTTGTATAGTTCCATGCAGAATAATCTCTGGTGCCAGCTCGACCTACGGGTATCTTCACAATATCATCCACGTCCGCATCATAGAAGCAGTCATGAAGCTTCGCCAAATTCCACCCTCTACCGTCTGGAAGGAGCAGCTCAGCAACCTTAGTCACCTCAGAATTTGGTTTAGGCCCCAGTGGGCGTTTAAGACCAGAGCGAGGAATCCAATTGTCCTTCCAGACATCAATATCTGCCCCATCTCCAACTCTCGTGATCAGACCATCCGATAAGAGCTCTCTACCATGCAGTATGCTTCTCCACGTGAATGAGGCAGCCTTCGGACAGTTTGCCGACATAAACTGCCCATTCTTGAAATATCTGGCCCGAAGCACTCTAGAACAAAGGGATTCTGGGTTAGTCTGAAGCCGCCACGCTTGCTTGGCCAAGAGCGCCTGATTGAAAACGGAGAAATTTCTAAAACCCATCCCTCCCCTCCTCTTAGGTGCACTCATTCGATCCCAGCTGATCCAGTGCACCTTCTACCGCTATTTCGGCATGTAGGAGGCCGCTTTTTAGTTTAAGGTTTAGTTTGccacaaatatatgtacgaattccggcctatttatgtacgaactcgaCTCTacatgttaaatatcattaaatttcgcttatgtttgaacgagtttcgcccaattttgtctgaattcgccgaaTTACGTCAAAATACTTACATCCATCCTGAACTCGCGGCTGGGAAAATAGGCCTCCCCAGACCAAATTTTCCTCTAATTCGGACGAAAATATCACCGGATTTGTGCGTGGGcagcccaacggctggagatgctctgacggATGCACTATCGACCGGAAGAACTTGGGTAAACACGCGCACCGGCGGTCACCTCCAGGGCTCCATGTTGAGGCGAAAGCATCGGCGCGGCCCCGGTATCCCGTCTCGCCCCGTGCCCTCGCACGAGCACGAAAGAAGCAACAGCGGCGGAGGGTACCCTCGTCATTTCCCCGTCGTCTCAGAGCATGGCCCCGTCCGAGAGCGCTCactcccacacacacacacacacatataaaaTTTGCTCCACGCACACACAATCACAGAGCCCCCAATCCATCATCCCCTTGGATTAAACTAGCCCCGCAAAAGCAGCAGCAACCCACCACCTCCATCTGCTTGGTTTTGCTGCGCGATCTCCTCTCCCACCATTTTTTTTTTCCCTCCCTCGCTCGCCGTAAACAAAGCCTCGGGCTTGCGGATAGGAGTAGAGGGGGCAGCTGCTCGATCTCCCGAGCTCAAGCAGCTGGAAGAAAAAGCAATCGAGTGTTTCAGCTCGTCTCCTGGAAAGTCtcccttctttttcttctcctcGAGGAAGCTGAATTGGTCGATTGATTCCTCCTCTCCGTGTGCGGTCATGGCGAGGATTGTCTGATTTGTTCAGGAGAGAATTGGTGTTTGGgaggaaggagagagagagagagagagagaggggtgtggGGGATTAGCAAGCTGATGTACGGCTCGCCGGTGTCCAAGGATCTGAACCTGCCGGTCcacccgccgcagccgccgccgccaacgatgAACTCCTCCGGCCTGCTCAGGTACAGATCGGCGCCCAGCACGCTGCTCGGCGACGTCTGCGAGGAGTTCCTGCCCCGCGCCGCCAGCCCCGACGCCACCGCCGACAACAACGTCTTctcccgcttcctcgccgaccacCAGATCCGGGACAGCAAGCCGCCCACCCCGCCGCCGGCCCACTTCACcgacgaggccgccgccgccatggcgtcCCAGCAGCAGCAACAGATGATGTTCCACTcccagcaccagcaccagcagcagcagatggCCCCCGGCGTGGACGGGCTCTACCGCACCGTCAGCTCCGGCGGGATGGACGCCCCcgccgcggccgtcgccgccggcagcAGCCTGCTCCGCCAGAGCAGCTCCCCCGCCGGCTTCCTCAATCATTTGAACATGGACAACGGTTCGTCCCTGTACCACCACCACTCCTTCCTTAATTCGGCCTTCTTTTGGTACTATCCCCAGTTCCTGCTTCCTGCTCGCCGCAGAGCCCGCCCGCAGTTATTACGGCCCGCTCTTGCCGAAGAGCATTTCTTTCTATTTCGGGAACTCAATCCTCTGCTAAATTCAGGGTACGAGAGCATGCTGAGGGCGGGCATGAGCGCGGGCTTCAGGAACGGCGCCGCCACTGGAGCCGCCGGCGCTGGCGTGGACTCCTCCGGCAGCAGGCTCAAGGGGCAGCTCAGCTTCTCGTCGCGCCAGGGCTCCCTCATGTCGCAGATCTCCGAGATGGGTAGCGAGGATCTCGGCGGCAGCAGCCCCGAGGCCTCCGGGGGCGGCCGGGGCTACATCCCCGGATACCCCATGGGCGCCGGGTGGGAGGAGTCGTCGCTCATGTCCGAGAACATGTCCTCCGGCGTCAAGCGCCAGCGGGAGTCCGCTGAGCCTGCCCAGGTGCGTCCATGTCGAGGTTTTTTATACAGCACCACCATTCCATTGATTTCCGTTTTACTGACGGAAGGGTTTTCGAGTGTCGCAGAACGGGCTGTCGCACCAGTTCAGCCTGCCCAAGACCTCGTCGGAGATGGCCGCCATCGAGAAGTTCCTCCAGTTCCAGGACGCCGTGCCCTGCAAGATCCGGGCCAAGCGCGGCTGCGCAACGCACCCACGCAGCATCGCGGAGCGGGTAAAATCCACCCacgctcttcctcttcttcttccccacaaCTTCTCGTCTTCGATTGACACTGTAAGTGGTTTCTTCCTAGACCATGCTGATCAACAAGATGATCTGAATATGGGCAGGTTCGGAGGACCAAGATCAGCGAGCGAATCAGGAAGCTGCAGGAGCTCGTCCCCAACATGGACAAGGTACACACTATCTCCTCAGCTAAGCTCAGCCAGCCCCCACTCCCTAGTCAGTAGCCTGTACCCAATAGGAGATACTAGAACAGTGTGGTTACCAGATTTGCTATGCGAGGACCACACCCAAAATTAACCTGTCTTCCTGCGCAAACTCCATTTCTATTGCAGCAAACCAACACATCTGACATGCTGGATCTGGCtgtcgactacatcaaggagctCCAGGACCAGGTTAAGGTAACCACATGATCCTCTTATTATTAAGATTAACTCAATAGTTCTGTTTAATTAGTGGGTAGGCTTTTCTGGCCAGTAAGGTCGAAATCAAAGAACCCGCTTTGCCCTGTGGCCGTGGGCGAAGGGCAACCTTTTACTGATCTTATCTGAATTAGTAGAGTACATGATTCGGAACTGGGCGCTGACAGCTACTCGTTCCTATCTTTTTCACTTGAAGGTGATCAACGAGAGCCGCGCCAATTGCACCTGCGCGGCGAGCAAGCATCAATGATATCAGTCTCTAGACTCTCCGTTGTACAAGGCCTGGAGAATTTGGAAACAAGATTATTTTGGGGACAGGAAGGTGTAATGCCATGCTAGTTTCGTTTTCTTTTGGGGTTTGGGGTAGGCATGCTGTGGCTGAAAGGCGACATCAGGAAATGTATAAGGCATAAGCAGGGGAGGGTGGGCAATGGAGCAGTGGCATCATCAAGGATTCATGTGACTGAGAAGAAGTGGAGATGGATCGATGGATGGGAGGAAAGATTGTATAGTTTTGCTAGCTGTGACGTTGCTGTATACTACACCCCAACCATAcccatgcccatgttcatgttcaTGTTCATACAAACTTCCCAATAGCGCTCTGCTACAAACTCTAGGCTGTAGCAGTAGCACCCTCTGATTTTAACTCCATCGCTCACCCTCCAATCATCATCACCAATAAAATGTTTTGCCTGGCTTTGCTTCTTAATTTGCGGCCAGGCTCTTTTGCAGCAATATGTTTTGGGTTTGACGATGAGCTCAGGTGACTGTGTTGACAGTAAAAGGCAGTGAGATTATCATTTGTGCGCATTTCTTTTCCTCTGGTAGGGCCGCAGCTAGTCGGCAGAAAGGTTGGCCGGTGAGTTCACGGAACAACGAACAAAGAAGAGGTCC contains the following coding sequences:
- the LOC124693298 gene encoding transcription factor bHLH130-like, yielding MYGSPVSKDLNLPVHPPQPPPPTMNSSGLLRYRSAPSTLLGDVCEEFLPRAASPDATADNNVFSRFLADHQIRDSKPPTPPPAHFTDEAAAAMASQQQQQMMFHSQHQHQQQQMAPGVDGLYRTVSSGGMDAPAAAVAAGSSLLRQSSSPAGFLNHLNMDNGYESMLRAGMSAGFRNGAATGAAGAGVDSSGSRLKGQLSFSSRQGSLMSQISEMGSEDLGGSSPEASGGGRGYIPGYPMGAGWEESSLMSENMSSGVKRQRESAEPAQNGLSHQFSLPKTSSEMAAIEKFLQFQDAVPCKIRAKRGCATHPRSIAERVRRTKISERIRKLQELVPNMDKQTNTSDMLDLAVDYIKELQDQVKVINESRANCTCAASKHQ